One Fuerstiella marisgermanici DNA window includes the following coding sequences:
- a CDS encoding BatA domain-containing protein produces MSWLSQFFLNPAFVLPGAALASVPIIIHLLSRLRYKKVKFAAMEFLLQSDELNRRRLIIEQLLLLFLRVLAVLLIVFLLARLVLDPSRLMLLRGATTHHVLILDDTLSMRQKSDNETVFQQALATLEKMVSQGSSGSGSLRATVITMTQPDRPLVTDRALDNALIQELIPRLRNLTCSYTSASPAPALAAAENILSGDGGVAPQVHVLTDLRKADWSGQPEVTAALKSLDAIDAQVSLIQVARDAADNVVLSGMTSETLAVAVGVPWRVQLTFRNHAEQKSSGLRAAVYVDGNSLPVKVLLPDIEPGEEAAIDHDITFNAAGHREVEVRLEEDALDEDNSRFLVVDVTDKRSILVVDDEARQEDAGYVSTALSADPQLTGLAADVRRSDVLTSEDLSGYDCIYLLNIRELPADATQLLAKYVSNGGGIAWFPDDQANSTWYNTTLRSADVNLFPVPLGTVAAIPKPVQGEEPQFQHPVFEQHPVFAIYNIPDSPFADALQVSQWFQVQDATTADSGGSDAPAGRKNYEVLARLKNGDPIIFEHSVGTGRIITFLTTAGRRWTNWPIAPAAPGYVVTHLLLHQYLQKPTESVQIRELGDALKLEWPVSEFTESIEVFLPFADEETAANSFLRLQATPVSAAEASDGADESSSEAAEERLAVSIPQADRPGVYRVKRFQLEGESKETWLALSVPASESNLAIADASDVETQVESGHVRVITADVADELSASDAGREMRWLLLGLLVFALIGEQLLSLRMSFHPEVKS; encoded by the coding sequence ATGAGCTGGCTCTCGCAGTTTTTCCTGAACCCCGCCTTCGTGCTGCCGGGTGCTGCGCTGGCTTCTGTGCCGATCATTATTCACCTGCTTAGCCGTCTGCGCTACAAGAAGGTGAAATTTGCGGCGATGGAGTTTCTGCTGCAAAGCGATGAACTCAACCGCCGCCGCCTGATCATCGAGCAACTCCTCCTCCTGTTTCTGCGAGTCCTCGCGGTGCTGCTGATTGTCTTCCTGCTGGCTCGACTGGTGTTGGATCCGTCACGATTAATGCTGCTACGCGGCGCGACGACTCACCACGTATTGATTCTGGATGATACGCTGTCGATGCGTCAGAAGTCGGACAACGAAACGGTCTTTCAGCAGGCCTTGGCCACGTTGGAAAAGATGGTGTCACAAGGCAGCAGTGGATCGGGTTCGCTGCGAGCCACCGTGATCACGATGACGCAGCCGGACCGGCCTCTGGTCACTGACCGAGCCCTCGACAACGCTTTGATACAGGAACTGATTCCGCGTCTGAGGAACCTCACGTGTTCGTACACGTCCGCATCGCCCGCTCCGGCGTTGGCGGCTGCTGAAAACATCCTTTCCGGCGATGGCGGCGTGGCACCTCAGGTCCACGTTTTGACAGACCTGCGAAAAGCTGACTGGTCCGGGCAACCGGAAGTCACTGCCGCGTTAAAATCGCTGGATGCAATCGATGCGCAAGTCAGCCTGATCCAGGTAGCGCGGGATGCCGCCGACAACGTGGTGCTGTCCGGCATGACGTCAGAAACTTTAGCTGTCGCGGTGGGCGTTCCCTGGCGAGTTCAACTCACGTTTCGCAATCATGCCGAACAGAAATCCAGCGGTCTTCGAGCCGCCGTTTATGTCGATGGCAACTCGCTGCCCGTCAAGGTGCTGCTGCCAGACATCGAACCGGGTGAAGAAGCCGCCATCGATCACGACATCACTTTCAATGCGGCCGGTCATCGTGAAGTCGAAGTTCGCCTGGAAGAAGACGCTCTGGACGAAGACAACTCGCGATTTCTGGTCGTTGATGTCACTGACAAGCGGTCTATTTTGGTCGTCGACGACGAAGCTCGGCAGGAAGATGCCGGCTACGTGTCGACCGCGCTAAGTGCGGATCCTCAGCTGACGGGCCTGGCCGCCGACGTGCGACGATCGGACGTGCTGACGTCGGAAGACCTTAGCGGCTACGACTGCATTTACCTTCTGAACATTCGCGAACTGCCCGCCGACGCGACTCAGTTGTTGGCGAAGTACGTCAGCAATGGCGGTGGCATCGCGTGGTTCCCGGACGACCAGGCCAACAGCACATGGTACAATACGACGCTGCGAAGTGCTGACGTCAATCTGTTTCCTGTGCCGCTTGGCACGGTGGCAGCCATTCCGAAACCAGTGCAGGGCGAAGAACCGCAGTTCCAGCATCCGGTCTTCGAACAGCATCCGGTCTTTGCGATCTACAACATCCCCGACAGCCCGTTTGCCGATGCATTGCAGGTGTCGCAGTGGTTTCAGGTGCAGGATGCCACAACGGCCGACAGTGGCGGCTCCGATGCACCAGCGGGAAGAAAGAACTACGAAGTACTCGCTCGATTGAAGAACGGCGATCCAATCATTTTCGAACACAGCGTCGGTACCGGTCGAATCATCACGTTCCTGACCACTGCCGGACGCCGCTGGACCAACTGGCCGATCGCGCCGGCGGCTCCTGGATACGTGGTGACTCACCTGCTGCTGCATCAGTACCTGCAGAAGCCAACAGAATCAGTGCAGATCCGAGAATTGGGCGACGCGCTGAAGCTGGAATGGCCGGTCAGCGAATTCACAGAATCGATCGAAGTGTTCCTGCCATTTGCCGATGAAGAAACAGCAGCAAACTCCTTCCTGCGATTACAGGCGACACCCGTGTCGGCAGCAGAGGCTTCTGACGGCGCCGATGAATCATCATCAGAAGCTGCGGAAGAGCGGCTGGCCGTTTCGATTCCTCAGGCCGACCGACCAGGCGTGTATCGCGTCAAGCGGTTTCAGCTGGAGGGAGAAAGCAAAGAAACCTGGCTGGCATTAAGCGTGCCTGCTTCAGAAAGCAATCTCGCAATCGCCGATGCCAGCGATGTCGAAACTCAAGTGGAAAGTGGACATGTCCGAGTCATCACGGCCGACGTGGCCGACGAACTTTCCGCCAGTGACGCGGGACGAGAAATGAGGTGGCTGTTGCTGGGCCTGCTGGTCTTCGCACTGATTGGCGAGCAGTTGCTGTCGTTGCGAATGAGTTTTCACCCGGAGGTGAAGTCATGA
- a CDS encoding DUF58 domain-containing protein encodes MQPDEIAKISRLELRARKVVEGFVSGLHRSPYFGQSIEFVQHREYVPGDDARRIDWKVWSRTDRYYLKLFEEDTNVRVVLLVDGSESMQFGSGPLTKFDYAQTVAAALAMLILKQNDSVGVGLFDTKMRSIIPSSSRHNHLNSILQGLSAETATGQTDIISVLRSAAEVMSHRSIVILISDLFCDREQLFRGLQLLKQRKHEVLIVHTMDDQELDFDYSGTLRFEGLEDSGKLTCDPAALRTGYKNALDSFLETIRRRCAGSLVDYRLTRTSENLDAVLSHLLNFRIGMRK; translated from the coding sequence TTGCAGCCTGACGAAATCGCGAAGATTTCTCGTCTGGAACTGCGAGCTCGAAAAGTAGTCGAGGGGTTTGTTTCCGGGTTGCACAGAAGTCCGTACTTCGGTCAGTCTATCGAATTCGTGCAGCACAGAGAGTATGTGCCAGGAGACGATGCGCGCCGAATCGACTGGAAAGTCTGGTCGCGCACCGACCGCTACTACCTGAAACTGTTCGAAGAAGACACGAACGTGCGAGTCGTCCTGTTGGTGGACGGCAGCGAATCGATGCAGTTCGGTTCCGGGCCGCTCACGAAGTTCGACTACGCTCAAACAGTTGCCGCCGCACTCGCGATGTTGATTCTTAAACAGAACGACTCCGTCGGCGTGGGTCTGTTCGACACGAAAATGCGTTCGATCATTCCGTCCAGCAGTCGCCACAATCACCTGAACAGCATTCTGCAGGGACTGTCTGCGGAAACCGCCACCGGCCAGACAGATATCATTTCCGTTCTGCGGTCGGCGGCCGAAGTGATGTCACACCGCAGCATTGTCATTCTGATTTCCGATCTGTTTTGCGATCGAGAACAGTTGTTTCGTGGACTGCAACTGCTGAAACAGCGCAAACACGAAGTGCTGATCGTGCATACAATGGACGATCAGGAACTGGACTTCGACTATTCCGGCACACTGCGTTTTGAAGGGCTGGAGGACAGCGGCAAGCTGACCTGCGACCCGGCGGCTTTGCGAACCGGCTACAAAAATGCGTTGGATTCGTTTCTGGAAACCATCCGCCGACGTTGTGCCGGAAGCCTGGTGGATTATCGCCTAACCCGCACCAGCGAAAATCTGGACGCCGTGTTGTCACACTTGTTGAATTTTCGAATTGGAATGAGGAAGTAG
- a CDS encoding AAA family ATPase → MSDENMKPATAVADISNESIDLLHKAHGELRQQIGKVIVGQEDVIDQLLIALFSRGHCLLEGVPGLAKTLLISTLSKCLSMAFSRIQFTPDLMPADITGTDVLQENRDTGEREFRFIPGPLFHNVVLADEINRTPPKTQAALLEAMQERQVTVGQTIHQLSDPFFVLATQNPIEQEGTYSLPEAQQDRFMFKVFVTYPTFAEERQIARQTTSDTKVDIQPVLTGEQVVNIQHVVRQVPVTDHVINYALALVRQTRVGEPGAPDWINEWLGWGAGPRAMQNLLVGGKTRALLNGRTHVSTEDIKALAAPVMRHRITPNFTAESEGITSDKVIERLIAETPDKESELTSDPRLGKIFAA, encoded by the coding sequence ATGTCTGATGAAAACATGAAACCCGCAACGGCGGTCGCCGATATCTCGAACGAATCCATTGACCTGCTGCACAAAGCTCATGGCGAACTCAGGCAGCAAATCGGCAAGGTCATTGTTGGGCAGGAAGACGTCATTGACCAGCTACTGATCGCTTTGTTCAGTCGAGGCCACTGTCTGCTGGAAGGTGTGCCGGGGCTGGCCAAGACGCTGCTGATCAGCACGCTTTCGAAATGCCTGTCGATGGCATTTTCGCGAATCCAGTTTACACCGGACCTGATGCCCGCCGACATTACCGGCACCGACGTGCTGCAGGAAAACCGCGACACGGGCGAACGCGAATTCCGGTTCATTCCCGGCCCACTGTTCCACAACGTGGTTCTGGCGGACGAAATCAACCGCACGCCGCCAAAGACCCAGGCCGCGCTGCTGGAAGCCATGCAGGAACGACAGGTGACGGTTGGCCAGACCATCCATCAGCTTAGCGATCCATTCTTCGTGCTGGCGACTCAAAACCCGATCGAACAGGAAGGCACCTATTCGCTGCCGGAAGCGCAACAGGACCGATTCATGTTTAAGGTCTTTGTTACGTATCCGACCTTCGCAGAAGAACGCCAGATCGCTCGGCAAACGACATCCGACACGAAGGTGGACATCCAACCGGTGCTGACCGGCGAACAAGTGGTCAACATCCAACACGTTGTGCGGCAGGTTCCCGTGACGGATCACGTGATCAATTATGCACTGGCATTGGTACGTCAAACGCGAGTTGGCGAACCGGGGGCACCTGACTGGATCAACGAATGGCTGGGCTGGGGCGCTGGTCCGCGAGCCATGCAAAACCTGCTGGTCGGCGGCAAAACGCGAGCCCTCCTGAACGGCCGCACGCATGTGTCGACCGAAGACATCAAAGCTTTGGCGGCCCCCGTGATGCGACACCGCATCACGCCGAACTTTACGGCCGAAAGTGAAGGCATTACGTCCGACAAAGTGATCGAACGACTGATTGCGGAAACTCCTGACAAGGAAAGTGAATTAACGAGTGACCCACGACTTGGAAAGATTTTTGCAGCCTGA